A single genomic interval of Microbacterium sp. BLY harbors:
- the efeB gene encoding iron uptake transporter deferrochelatase/peroxidase subunit — protein MSESEPRPEESSETAPTPGGLSRRGLLGLAVGGGVAGLAVGMGAGLTGGVALGRARAAEEAESRYEFFGAHQAGITTPVQDHLHFASFDMMPRTDRDDLISLLQDWSYAAARMTQGLEVSASGAVNGSAEAPPDDTGEALGLPASGLTLTFGFGPGLFENEDGDRYGIASRRPAGLERLPAFLGDDLDPEASHGDLCIQACADDPQVAVHAIRNLSRIAFGRARLRWSQLGFGKTSRTTAAQATPRNLFGFKDGTANILADDAAALADHVWVSAEDEPSWMAGGSYLVARKIAMLIETWDRVRLSEQDTIIGRDKGEGAPLSGGDEFTAPDFGGSAIDANSHVRLAHPEQNDGIRILRRGYNYVDGNNALGRLDAGLFFLSYQRDPAQFIAVQRRLSTDRMNEYIRHVGSGIWAIPRGARPGSYVGADLFA, from the coding sequence GGGGGCGGGACTCACCGGTGGGGTGGCCCTCGGGCGGGCGCGGGCTGCGGAGGAGGCGGAGTCCCGGTACGAGTTCTTCGGCGCGCATCAGGCCGGCATCACGACGCCGGTGCAGGATCACCTGCACTTCGCGAGCTTCGACATGATGCCCCGCACGGATCGCGATGACCTCATCTCCCTGCTGCAGGACTGGTCCTACGCGGCCGCGCGCATGACGCAGGGCCTCGAGGTGAGTGCGAGCGGCGCGGTGAACGGCTCGGCCGAGGCGCCTCCGGATGACACGGGTGAGGCGCTCGGGCTGCCCGCGTCCGGTCTCACCCTCACGTTCGGCTTCGGCCCGGGACTCTTCGAGAACGAGGACGGCGACCGCTACGGGATCGCGAGCCGGCGGCCGGCCGGCCTCGAACGCCTCCCGGCCTTCCTCGGGGACGATCTGGACCCGGAGGCATCGCACGGCGACCTGTGCATCCAGGCCTGCGCCGACGACCCGCAGGTCGCGGTGCACGCGATCCGCAACCTCAGCCGGATCGCGTTCGGTCGCGCCCGCCTCCGGTGGTCCCAGCTCGGTTTCGGCAAGACCTCCCGGACGACGGCCGCGCAGGCCACGCCGCGGAATCTCTTCGGCTTCAAGGACGGCACGGCCAACATCCTCGCCGACGACGCGGCGGCTCTCGCCGATCATGTCTGGGTCTCCGCCGAGGACGAGCCCTCGTGGATGGCCGGCGGGTCGTACCTCGTCGCGCGGAAGATCGCGATGCTCATCGAGACCTGGGACCGCGTCCGCCTCTCGGAGCAGGACACGATCATCGGACGGGACAAGGGGGAGGGCGCGCCGCTCTCTGGCGGCGACGAGTTCACGGCACCCGACTTCGGGGGATCCGCGATCGACGCGAACAGCCACGTGCGCTTGGCGCACCCGGAACAGAACGACGGCATCCGGATCCTGCGCCGCGGGTACAACTACGTCGACGGCAACAACGCCCTGGGGCGACTGGACGCCGGACTGTTCTTCCTCTCGTACCAGCGGGATCCGGCCCAGTTCATCGCCGTGCAGCGACGGCTGTCGACGGATCGTATGAACGAGTACATCCGGCATGTCGGTTCGGGGATCTGGGCGATCCCGCGGGGAGCGCGACCCGGATCGTACGTCGGCGCCGACCTGTTCGCCTGA
- a CDS encoding serine hydrolase, translating to MTPRQPPATRASAVRDRLVAIAEAQRFTAHGLHVRIGDDTAAHRWTPDVREDVHSIAKGICVLAAGIAVDDGLIRLDEPVAALLPDHELGEGTAEVTLEHLLTMTSGIDLPWSETLMTDWPDLAREFLRRPSRGWVFQYSNASTYTAMTALAARVGDVGDYLAARLFTPLGIADVTWSRCPHGRIEAGGGLPLRTAEVAKLGQLIRDRGSWQGRPLVSPTWIDRMHQDGVVAGENPGYDRYALAGWRGPGRAWRLHGAHGQLVLFLDDAVVTVTAHDHAGADAFAAAVVAVLEENVPAA from the coding sequence ATGACTCCGAGGCAACCGCCGGCGACCCGTGCCTCCGCCGTCCGGGACCGCCTCGTGGCGATCGCGGAGGCACAGCGCTTCACCGCGCACGGACTACACGTGCGGATCGGCGACGACACCGCCGCCCACCGCTGGACTCCCGACGTCCGGGAGGACGTGCACTCCATCGCCAAGGGCATCTGCGTGCTCGCCGCCGGGATCGCCGTGGACGACGGCCTGATCCGGCTCGACGAGCCCGTCGCCGCCCTCCTGCCGGACCATGAACTCGGCGAGGGCACAGCGGAGGTGACGCTGGAGCACCTGCTGACGATGACCAGCGGCATCGACCTACCCTGGTCGGAGACCCTGATGACGGACTGGCCCGACCTCGCCAGGGAGTTCCTGCGGCGACCCTCCCGCGGGTGGGTGTTCCAGTACTCGAACGCGAGCACCTACACCGCCATGACGGCGCTCGCGGCGCGCGTCGGCGACGTCGGCGACTATCTCGCGGCGCGTCTGTTCACACCGCTCGGCATCGCGGACGTCACGTGGTCGCGCTGCCCCCACGGACGGATCGAAGCCGGCGGTGGCCTGCCGCTCCGGACCGCGGAGGTCGCGAAGCTCGGTCAGCTGATCCGCGATCGGGGCTCCTGGCAGGGACGCCCCCTCGTCTCCCCGACCTGGATCGATCGCATGCACCAGGACGGCGTCGTCGCGGGCGAGAACCCCGGCTACGACCGCTACGCGCTCGCCGGCTGGCGCGGCCCGGGACGCGCGTGGAGGCTGCACGGCGCCCACGGGCAGCTTGTGCTGTTCCTCGACGACGCGGTGGTCACCGTCACCGCACACGACCATGCCGGGGCCGACGCCTTCGCGGCGGCCGTCGTGGCCGTGCTCGAGGAGAACGTGCCCGCGGCGTGA
- a CDS encoding acyltransferase family protein encodes MSTTGVGTTGPSTGPVPRKRRRVPFWDNARYACIVLVVLGHAIQRLIYDSDIAFAFYLALYAFHMPAFAIISGYFSKSGSPTRTQMARVITDIILPYVIFETLWTLTKWLVEGETTPNPTQPSWTLWFLLALGIFRLVLPYLALLRWPVLWTIVISVGAGYLPNVDSTFSLSRTLGLLPFFALGWWLRERNVVDRLHLLDARPWWTRVAAVAVLAAAGWAAWNWLPVWQATDLRHWLFYEDSYSDLVGDQWWAGGIRIALMLLAVVLCAAFFTLIPRGSYWWTTFGQYTMYVYLLHSFVLYPFRQSGVLRDLEPTWIWLPLVTALSVVLALLLATAPVRRVFRPLVEPRPRWLFADPALASREGRRDDPTGSRRPR; translated from the coding sequence ATGAGCACCACCGGGGTCGGGACGACGGGGCCCAGCACGGGCCCGGTCCCCCGCAAACGCCGCCGCGTGCCCTTCTGGGACAACGCGCGCTACGCCTGCATCGTCCTCGTCGTCCTCGGCCACGCCATCCAGCGGCTGATCTACGACTCGGACATTGCCTTCGCGTTCTACCTGGCCCTCTACGCCTTCCACATGCCGGCGTTCGCGATCATCTCCGGATACTTCTCCAAATCCGGCTCACCGACGCGCACGCAGATGGCCCGGGTGATCACCGACATCATCCTCCCCTACGTCATCTTCGAGACGCTGTGGACGCTCACCAAGTGGCTCGTGGAAGGCGAGACGACCCCGAACCCGACCCAGCCGAGCTGGACGCTCTGGTTCCTCCTCGCCCTGGGCATCTTCCGTCTCGTCCTCCCCTACCTCGCCCTCCTGCGCTGGCCGGTGCTGTGGACGATCGTGATCTCCGTCGGCGCCGGCTACCTCCCGAACGTCGACAGCACCTTCTCGCTCTCGCGCACGCTCGGCCTGCTGCCGTTCTTCGCGCTCGGCTGGTGGCTCCGGGAGAGGAACGTCGTCGATCGTCTGCACCTGCTCGACGCCCGTCCGTGGTGGACGCGGGTGGCCGCCGTCGCCGTCCTGGCCGCGGCGGGATGGGCGGCCTGGAATTGGCTGCCCGTGTGGCAGGCGACGGACCTTCGCCATTGGCTGTTCTACGAGGATTCGTACTCCGACCTCGTCGGGGACCAGTGGTGGGCCGGCGGGATCCGCATCGCGCTCATGCTGCTCGCGGTCGTCCTCTGCGCGGCGTTCTTCACCCTGATCCCCCGCGGCTCGTACTGGTGGACGACCTTCGGGCAGTACACGATGTACGTCTATCTCCTGCACTCGTTCGTCCTCTACCCGTTCCGCCAGAGCGGCGTCCTGCGCGACCTCGAACCCACGTGGATCTGGCTGCCCCTTGTGACCGCGCTGTCCGTGGTCCTCGCCCTGCTCCTGGCCACCGCACCCGTCCGCCGCGTCTTCCGCCCGCTCGTGGAGCCGCGGCCGCGCTGGCTCTTCGCGGATCCGGCGCTCGCCTCCCGAGAGGGCCGACGCGACGACCCCACCGGTTCGCGGCGGCCACGATGA
- a CDS encoding LLM class flavin-dependent oxidoreductase produces MSEQSGAQAMQFGIMSVSDITRDPTTGVTPSEQERIKATLAIATHAEEVGLDVFAIGEHHNPPFWSSSPTTFLAALAAQTERLIVSTSTTLITTNDPVRIAEEYAMLQHVSDGRMDLMLGRGNTGPVYPWFGQDIRQGLPLAIENYALLHKLWREDVVDWEGKFRTPLQGFTSTPRPLDGIAPFVWHGSIRTPEIAEQAAYYGDGFFANNIFWPKEHYQRLIELYRQRFEHYGHGTREQAIVGLGGQVFMAAKSQDAVNQFRPYFDNAPVYGHGPSMEDFTEMTPLTVGSPQQVIDRYAAMREHYGDYQRQLFLIDHAGLPLKTVLEQLDILGSEVVPVLRKELAKDRPAGVPDAPTHAARVKATYGDGPTRQARPGANRGDNLTADSPYEDTPAPAGAAFGLGRKGA; encoded by the coding sequence ATGAGCGAGCAGTCAGGCGCGCAGGCGATGCAGTTCGGCATCATGTCGGTCAGCGACATCACCCGCGACCCCACCACGGGCGTCACCCCCAGCGAGCAGGAGCGCATCAAGGCGACGCTCGCCATCGCGACCCACGCCGAGGAGGTCGGGCTCGACGTCTTCGCGATCGGCGAGCACCACAACCCGCCCTTCTGGTCCTCCAGCCCCACCACCTTCCTCGCGGCCCTCGCCGCGCAGACGGAGCGCCTCATCGTCTCGACCTCGACGACGCTCATCACCACGAACGACCCCGTGCGCATCGCCGAGGAGTACGCGATGCTGCAGCACGTGTCGGACGGCCGCATGGACCTGATGCTCGGGCGCGGCAACACCGGACCGGTCTATCCGTGGTTCGGGCAGGACATCCGGCAGGGTCTGCCGCTCGCGATCGAGAACTACGCCCTGCTGCACAAGCTCTGGCGGGAGGACGTCGTCGACTGGGAGGGCAAGTTCCGCACCCCGCTGCAGGGCTTCACCTCCACGCCCCGTCCCCTCGACGGTATCGCCCCGTTCGTGTGGCACGGCTCGATCCGCACACCGGAGATCGCCGAGCAGGCCGCCTACTACGGCGACGGCTTCTTCGCGAACAACATCTTCTGGCCGAAGGAGCACTACCAGCGCCTCATCGAGCTGTACCGTCAGCGATTCGAGCACTACGGTCACGGCACGCGGGAGCAGGCGATCGTCGGTCTCGGCGGTCAGGTGTTCATGGCCGCGAAGTCGCAGGATGCGGTCAACCAGTTCCGTCCGTACTTCGACAACGCGCCCGTGTACGGCCACGGGCCGAGCATGGAGGACTTCACGGAGATGACCCCGCTCACGGTGGGCTCTCCGCAGCAGGTGATCGACCGCTACGCGGCGATGCGCGAGCACTACGGCGACTACCAGCGTCAGCTGTTCCTCATCGACCACGCCGGCCTTCCGCTGAAGACGGTCCTCGAGCAGCTCGACATCCTCGGATCCGAGGTCGTGCCGGTGCTGCGCAAGGAGCTGGCGAAGGACCGCCCCGCCGGGGTGCCGGACGCGCCGACGCACGCCGCGCGGGTGAAGGCGACCTACGGCGACGGACCCACGCGGCAGGCGCGTCCCGGTGCGAACCGGGGCGACAACCTCACCGCGGACTCGCCCTACGAGGACACCCCGGCTCCCGCGGGCGCCGCGTTCGGACTCGGCCGGAAGGGGGCGTGA
- a CDS encoding FMN reductase produces the protein MTTRRIAVVSAGLSNPSSTRMLADRLAAETVKALAERDIDATVDVIELRDHAHDITNNMLTGFAPPALETAINTVVSADALIAVTPIFSTSYSGLFKSFIDVLDPDALAGKPVLIGANAGTPRHSLAIDYAIRPLFAYLHADAVSTGVFAASSDWGGGGDDVAPLAKRVEKGARELADAVARREAATIADPFDPATYLGEGRSFGHMLGGLAGE, from the coding sequence ATGACCACGCGTCGCATCGCGGTCGTCTCCGCGGGACTCTCCAACCCCTCGTCCACCCGGATGCTCGCCGACCGGCTGGCCGCCGAGACCGTGAAGGCTCTCGCCGAGCGGGACATCGACGCCACCGTCGATGTGATCGAGCTGCGCGACCACGCGCACGACATCACGAACAACATGCTGACGGGATTCGCCCCTCCCGCCCTCGAGACGGCGATCAACACGGTGGTCTCGGCCGATGCGTTGATCGCCGTGACGCCGATCTTCTCGACGAGCTACTCCGGGCTGTTCAAGTCGTTCATCGACGTGCTCGACCCGGACGCGCTCGCCGGGAAGCCGGTGCTGATCGGTGCCAACGCGGGAACCCCGCGGCACTCCCTCGCGATCGACTACGCGATCCGCCCGCTGTTCGCCTACCTGCACGCCGACGCGGTGTCGACGGGCGTCTTCGCGGCCTCGAGCGACTGGGGCGGCGGCGGGGACGACGTCGCACCGCTCGCGAAGCGGGTCGAGAAGGGCGCGCGCGAACTCGCTGACGCGGTCGCACGACGGGAGGCCGCCACGATCGCCGATCCGTTCGACCCGGCGACCTACCTGGGCGAGGGGCGCTCCTTCGGTCACATGCTCGGCGGTCTCGCCGGAGAGTGA
- a CDS encoding response regulator: MIRTLLVDDDALTLELHRTYLERLDGFAVAGECTGARAALTALREGGANTFDLVLLDVTMPDGSGLEVLRTLRARATAVDVIAVTAVRDAEVVRQMAALGVFQYLVKPFSFAVFRERLEDYRDHRAHAQATSGPATQEEIDALLGRATGSIVLPKGLSASSLERVRAELRRRGPLSAREAAECTGLSRVSARRYLEHLVLTGVAVRRSRPGGRGRPETEYAWRERALPG, translated from the coding sequence ATGATCCGCACCCTGCTCGTGGACGACGATGCCCTGACCCTCGAGCTCCACCGCACCTACCTGGAGCGTCTGGACGGCTTCGCCGTGGCCGGCGAGTGCACGGGCGCGCGGGCAGCGCTGACGGCGCTCCGAGAGGGCGGAGCGAACACGTTCGATCTCGTCCTGCTCGATGTGACGATGCCCGACGGCTCGGGACTCGAGGTGCTGCGCACACTGCGGGCTCGGGCCACGGCCGTCGACGTGATCGCCGTCACGGCGGTGCGCGACGCGGAGGTCGTGCGGCAGATGGCGGCCCTCGGTGTGTTCCAGTACCTCGTGAAGCCGTTCTCGTTCGCGGTCTTCCGGGAGCGCCTCGAAGACTATCGGGACCACCGCGCGCACGCGCAGGCGACCAGCGGACCGGCCACGCAGGAGGAGATCGACGCGCTGCTGGGACGGGCGACCGGGAGCATCGTCCTCCCCAAGGGGTTGTCCGCCTCGTCCCTCGAGCGCGTGCGCGCCGAGTTGCGGCGGCGCGGACCGCTCTCCGCGCGCGAAGCAGCCGAGTGTACGGGACTGTCCCGGGTGTCCGCGCGTCGGTACCTCGAGCATCTCGTCCTCACGGGTGTCGCGGTGCGCCGCAGCCGCCCCGGCGGGCGGGGGCGTCCCGAGACCGAGTACGCCTGGCGGGAACGCGCCCTCCCCGGGTGA
- a CDS encoding ATP-binding protein, producing MPSSAPERSAASRVFVLLLVTTVLLGILVAVFLVAEAQRAARAEAERVTAATAAAIAASPLVSSALETDDRETAARDLAPYAREVLTTADLDFVTVMTTDGVRVTHPEPDRVGERYLGTIPSSPRPLTEEFRGTLGPSVRTIVPVLADGQPVGWVAAGVTTETIAQTLVRRLPLSLALTGALVLLGVGGALLARRVTRRFAGDLPPGDVRDAVSSYESIRTLGEALRAQTHEHGNRMHTAVALMELGRTDEAIGILTDTARQSQSLVDQVTARRHGDPAVGALLLGKASQAKERGIEWRVHIAPDTPRTPLSAVDAVAVLGNLVDNAFDAAASAEERWVSVRLEPTADGGILLEVADSGPGVPTDLRERIFASGYSTKPAGAEGRGVGLALVRSVVAEAGGSVVVLGPPTTFRVLLPAARDGRRRR from the coding sequence ATGCCGTCCTCTGCCCCCGAGCGCAGTGCCGCCTCGCGCGTCTTCGTGCTGCTTCTCGTGACGACGGTGCTTCTGGGGATCCTGGTGGCCGTGTTCCTCGTCGCGGAGGCACAGCGGGCGGCCAGGGCCGAGGCGGAACGCGTGACCGCGGCGACCGCCGCCGCGATCGCCGCCTCCCCGCTGGTCTCGTCGGCCCTGGAGACGGATGACCGGGAGACGGCGGCCCGCGACCTCGCGCCGTACGCGCGCGAGGTCCTGACCACCGCCGACCTCGATTTCGTCACCGTGATGACGACGGACGGCGTCCGCGTGACGCACCCGGAGCCGGACCGCGTCGGCGAGCGCTACCTCGGGACGATCCCGTCCTCCCCCCGCCCGCTCACCGAGGAGTTCCGGGGGACGCTCGGGCCATCCGTTCGGACGATCGTGCCCGTCCTCGCCGACGGGCAGCCCGTGGGGTGGGTGGCCGCCGGGGTCACCACCGAGACCATCGCGCAGACGCTCGTCCGTCGCCTCCCGCTCTCGCTCGCCCTCACGGGCGCGCTCGTGCTGTTGGGCGTCGGCGGAGCCCTCCTCGCCCGGCGCGTCACGCGCCGCTTCGCCGGCGACCTCCCTCCCGGCGACGTCCGCGACGCCGTCTCGTCCTACGAGTCGATCCGGACACTCGGGGAGGCTCTCCGCGCCCAGACGCACGAACACGGCAATCGGATGCACACGGCGGTCGCCCTGATGGAGTTGGGGCGTACCGACGAGGCGATCGGCATCCTCACCGACACCGCCCGGCAGAGCCAGTCGCTCGTGGATCAGGTCACGGCGCGGCGCCACGGCGACCCCGCTGTGGGCGCGCTGCTGCTCGGCAAGGCCTCCCAGGCCAAGGAGCGGGGCATCGAGTGGCGGGTGCACATCGCGCCGGACACGCCCCGCACCCCGCTGTCCGCCGTGGATGCCGTCGCCGTCCTCGGCAACCTCGTCGACAACGCGTTCGACGCGGCCGCGAGCGCAGAGGAGCGGTGGGTCTCCGTGCGCCTGGAGCCGACCGCGGACGGCGGGATCCTCCTCGAGGTGGCGGACAGCGGCCCGGGAGTCCCCACCGACCTGCGGGAGAGGATCTTCGCCTCGGGGTACTCCACGAAGCCGGCCGGCGCGGAGGGACGTGGTGTCGGCCTGGCCCTGGTGCGGTCCGTCGTGGCGGAGGCGGGAGGCTCGGTGGTGGTGCTCGGACCGCCCACGACCTTCCGGGTGCTGTTGCCGGCCGCGCGCGACGGGAGGCGCCGCCGATGA
- a CDS encoding cation:dicarboxylate symporter family transporter, translating into MALTTGFSLPGFHWRRGKHAWDRHTWLYVSVIIAVVLGAAVGLLWPEVGRAFEPLGTAFVSLIKMMIAPIIFCTIVVGVGSIAKAATVGKIGGLALLYFLTMSTFALAIGLVVGNIIHPGAGLDMANASYQTESGEAKTTQEFLLGIIPATFFSAFTGESVLQVLFIALLVGFALQGMGERGAPIMQAVTHLQKLVFRILGMILWLAPVGAFGAIAAVVGKTGAAAIWSLGVLMVAFYLTCILFIVVVLGFLLWAVTRVNIFALMKYLAREYLLIVGTSSSESALPRLIAKLEHLGISKPVVGITVPTGYSFNLDGTAIYLTMASLFIATGMGQPMSIGEQIGLLVFMIIASKGAAGVTGAGLATLAGGLQAYRPDLVDGVGVIVGIDRFMSEGRALTNFTGNAVATLLIGTWTKQIDRDRVGRVLSGELPFDESILDGVDPHAAPAADAVGMPELQEAAVTEMAAKEERARQRTLGR; encoded by the coding sequence ATGGCGCTCACGACAGGATTCTCGCTCCCCGGATTCCACTGGAGGCGGGGGAAGCACGCCTGGGACCGGCACACCTGGCTCTACGTGTCGGTCATCATCGCGGTGGTGCTCGGCGCCGCCGTCGGCCTGCTGTGGCCCGAGGTGGGACGGGCGTTCGAACCGCTGGGCACGGCGTTCGTGTCGCTGATCAAGATGATGATCGCCCCGATCATCTTCTGCACGATCGTGGTCGGCGTCGGCTCGATCGCGAAGGCAGCGACCGTCGGCAAGATCGGCGGGCTGGCGCTGCTGTACTTCCTCACGATGTCGACGTTCGCTCTGGCGATCGGCCTCGTCGTGGGGAACATCATCCATCCCGGTGCCGGCCTCGACATGGCGAACGCGAGCTACCAGACGGAGTCGGGCGAGGCGAAGACCACGCAGGAGTTCCTGCTCGGCATCATCCCGGCGACGTTCTTCTCGGCGTTCACCGGGGAGAGCGTCCTCCAGGTGCTCTTCATCGCCCTGCTCGTCGGATTCGCGCTTCAGGGCATGGGGGAGCGCGGGGCGCCGATCATGCAGGCGGTCACCCATCTCCAGAAGCTCGTCTTCCGCATCCTCGGGATGATCCTCTGGCTGGCGCCGGTGGGTGCTTTCGGCGCCATCGCGGCTGTGGTCGGCAAGACGGGGGCGGCGGCGATCTGGAGCCTCGGCGTCCTGATGGTCGCCTTCTACCTCACGTGCATCCTCTTCATCGTGGTCGTCCTCGGGTTCCTGCTCTGGGCGGTCACGCGGGTCAACATCTTCGCTCTCATGAAGTACCTCGCCCGGGAATACCTGCTGATCGTGGGAACGTCCTCGTCGGAGTCGGCGCTTCCGCGGCTCATCGCGAAATTGGAGCACCTGGGTATCTCGAAGCCGGTCGTGGGCATCACCGTTCCCACCGGCTACTCGTTCAACCTCGACGGAACGGCCATCTACCTCACGATGGCGTCGCTGTTCATCGCGACGGGCATGGGGCAGCCCATGTCGATCGGCGAGCAGATCGGCCTCCTCGTCTTCATGATCATCGCGAGCAAGGGGGCCGCGGGGGTGACCGGCGCCGGTCTGGCGACGCTCGCGGGCGGGCTGCAGGCCTACCGGCCCGATCTGGTGGACGGGGTCGGGGTCATCGTCGGCATCGACCGCTTCATGTCCGAGGGGCGCGCCCTGACGAACTTCACGGGCAACGCCGTGGCCACCCTCCTCATCGGCACCTGGACGAAGCAGATCGACCGCGACCGCGTCGGCCGTGTCCTGTCCGGGGAGCTTCCGTTCGATGAATCGATCCTCGACGGGGTGGACCCGCATGCGGCGCCCGCGGCGGATGCCGTCGGCATGCCGGAACTGCAGGAGGCCGCGGTCACCGAGATGGCGGCGAAGGAGGAACGCGCCCGCCAGCGCACGCTCGGTCGCTGA
- a CDS encoding DUF5302 domain-containing protein, translating into MSTEEGAGSSSEDMKRKFKEALEKKNAHHRQGEAHLDGDSAVHAANAPQTRREFRRKSG; encoded by the coding sequence ATGAGCACCGAAGAAGGCGCCGGATCCTCCTCGGAGGACATGAAGCGCAAGTTCAAGGAAGCGCTCGAGAAGAAGAACGCGCACCATCGGCAGGGCGAGGCTCACCTCGACGGCGACTCGGCCGTGCACGCCGCCAATGCCCCGCAGACGCGACGCGAGTTCCGACGCAAGAGCGGTTGA
- a CDS encoding VTT domain-containing protein — protein sequence MSTDLLADALAGPWSLAAMSLLVLGDAFFVVIPGEIAVTALGAVATTTGTPALWAVVLCAAGAAALGDACCYLIGRVVGTERWGWMRGRRIQQALAWAHDRLDHGTATVLFTARFVPFARLAVNLVAGASRIHPPRYLALVTLAALGWAGYQAAVGAMVAAVLPGGPLVAVPVSVALAVALGLGLDRLTRGRDR from the coding sequence GTGTCGACAGACCTGCTCGCTGACGCCCTCGCTGGCCCCTGGAGCCTGGCCGCGATGAGCCTGCTCGTGCTCGGTGACGCGTTCTTCGTCGTCATCCCCGGGGAGATCGCTGTGACCGCCCTCGGCGCGGTCGCGACGACGACCGGAACGCCCGCGCTCTGGGCGGTGGTGCTCTGCGCTGCGGGCGCGGCGGCGCTCGGTGATGCCTGCTGCTATCTGATCGGGCGCGTCGTCGGCACCGAGCGCTGGGGCTGGATGAGAGGGCGCAGAATCCAGCAGGCCCTCGCCTGGGCACACGACCGGCTGGACCACGGCACGGCCACCGTGCTGTTCACCGCGCGCTTCGTGCCGTTCGCCCGGCTCGCGGTGAACCTCGTGGCGGGTGCCTCCCGCATCCATCCGCCTCGCTACCTGGCACTCGTGACCCTGGCTGCGCTCGGCTGGGCGGGGTACCAGGCCGCCGTCGGGGCGATGGTCGCCGCGGTGCTGCCCGGCGGCCCTCTCGTCGCCGTCCCGGTGTCCGTGGCACTGGCCGTCGCGCTCGGCCTCGGACTCGACCGGCTCACGCGCGGGCGGGATCGGTGA